The proteins below come from a single Aegilops tauschii subsp. strangulata cultivar AL8/78 chromosome 6, Aet v6.0, whole genome shotgun sequence genomic window:
- the LOC109766545 gene encoding uncharacterized protein, producing MGGGAADHGQASAHPRPEPAVPEHRRKKRRARLLPRRHGVQEIPDELVAEIPDELVAEIPDELVEEIFLRRPILADLVRASLACVSFRGLIADRYFLRRLRKLHAPPVLGFLNGYRDFFPVIPPSPFASAASAVALAADFSFSFLPAPARDWKILDVRDGRVLLKRSPSSCHNRPLVVCDPLYRRYLLLPPIPSVEEWVPHSKKKKKKKKVVWVPRKLQCFLKVQEEAAEETSFTVILIAKSGDKHTAFVFSSSTGQWRAGPWTPWTAEFSLAFFSYLRYAYGCFYGVTECTEKLLVLDTRTMEFSVADLPPEARVESVDIAIVEAGEGITGMFVLPHLTSHISYLIRQNNGGSSSQWRLEKTIRLDSCWYSFTNSTGRHLLLFHSGSSSLDKGTFALDIQTFQLEKVFATPGKPMPYVYSNFPPSLLSSPTISSAAS from the coding sequence atgggcggcggcgcggcggaccATGGCCAGGCCAGCGCCCACCCTCGCCCGGAACCGGCCGTCCCCGAGCACCGGCGCAAGAAGCGCCGTGCTCGTCTGCTTCCACGGCGCCACGGCGTCCAGGAGATCCCCGATGAGCTCGTGGCGGAGATCCCCGACGAGCTCGTGGCGGAGATCCCCGACGAGCTCGTGGAGGAGATCTTCCTCCGGCGGCCCATCCTAGCCGATCTGGTCCGCGCCTCCCTCGCCTGCGTCTCCTTCCGAGGCCTCATCGCCGACCGCTACTTCCTCCGGCGCCTCCGCAAGCTCCACGCCCCACCCGTCCTCGGGTTTCTTAACGGATACCGAGATTTCTTCCCCGTGATCCCGCCTTCTCCTTTCGCGTCCGCAGCCAGcgccgtcgccctcgccgccgacttctccttctccttcctgcCCGCCCCCGCCCGCGACTGGAAGATCCTGGACGTCCGCGACGGCCGCGTCCTCCTCAAGAGATCTCCCTCTAGCTGCCATAATCGTCCCCTGGTGGTGTGTGACCCCTTATACCGGCGGTACCTCCTGCTTCCCCCAATCCCTTCAGTCGAGGAGTGGGTTCCTCActcgaaaaaaaagaaaaagaaaaaaaaagtggTGTGGGTTCCTCGTAAACTGCAGTGCTTCCTTAAAGTGCAGGAGGAGGCCGCAGAAGAGACATCATTCACAGTGATCTTGATTGCGAAATCCGGAGATAAGCATACCGCTTTTGTCTTCTCTTCCAGTACGGGACAATGGCGAGCTGGTCCATGGACACCATGGACTGCAGAGTTTTCTTTGGCTTTCTTCTCCTACCTCCGGTACGCATATGGCTGCTTCTACGGGGTGACAGAGTGCACCGAAAAGTTGCTTGTGCTTGACACCCGGACAATGGAGTTCTCAGTTGCTGACCTCCCACCTGAAGCAAGAGTAGAATCTGTGGATATAGCCATTGTGGAGGCAGGGGAAGGCATCACTGGGATGTTTGTGCTTCCACATCTCACATCTCACATCAGTTATCTGATTAGGCAAAACAATGGTGGGAGTTCCAGCCAGTGGCGGTTGGAGAAGACAATCCGACTGGATTCTTGTTGGTACAGTTTCACAAATTCAACAGGGAGGCACTTGCTCTTGTTTCATTCAGGAAGCTCATCGCTCGATAAAGGCACTTTCGCGCTGGACATCCAGACATTCCAGCTTGAGAAGGTGTTTGCAACACCTGGCAAACCCATGCCATATGTATATAGCAACTTCCCACCATCATTGCTATCGTCCCCAACAATATCGAGTGCTGCTTCATAG